Proteins encoded in a region of the Triticum dicoccoides isolate Atlit2015 ecotype Zavitan chromosome 3A, WEW_v2.0, whole genome shotgun sequence genome:
- the LOC119270661 gene encoding uncharacterized protein LOC119270661, whose protein sequence is MPPPALCASSAARLRLLLHQPSTATTTPSVLFLRAAAASAALAPARQRLLFSTTGMAAAAGAKASTQPAAGGGVSELIMPHLLNIYGSCATARDFEMYAPNATFEDPLMRAHGVKQIKSAFYTMPTVFGESKIVEYTIKENTTGPGKSQILIDNKQHYKVFGKDVDLESLITLDVEDGKVVRHQDWWDKNPLKNRETVSFPLLGRLAQTSRRGAMLLTHVLMGFGKDPTP, encoded by the exons ATGCCACCCCCCGCTCTCTGCGCCTCCTCCGCCGCGCGACTGCGACTGCTCCTGCACCAGCCGTCCACGGCGACGACCACCCCGTCTGTGCTCTTCCTCCGCGCAGCCGCTGCTTCTGCCGCCCTCGCGCCCGCGAGGCAGAGATTATTGTTCTCGACGACGGGCATGGCGGCGGCCGCGGGAGCCAAGGCGTCGACGCAGCCGGCGGCGGGCGGGGGCGTGTCGGAGCTCATCATGCCGCATCTCCTCAACAT ATACGGATCGTGCGCCACGGCACGGGACTTTGAGATGTACGCGCCCAATGCCACATTCGAGGACCCGCTCATGCGCGCCCACGG CGTCAAGCAGATCAAATCAGCCTTCTACACCATGCCTACG GTATTCGGTGAGTCCAAGATCGTAGAGTACACGATAAAGGAAAACACGACCGGACCGGGGAAATCCCAG ATACTGATCGACAACAAGCAACACTACAAGGTCTTTGGCAAGGATGTCGACCTGGAGTCCCTCATCACGCTCGACGTCGAGGATGGCAAGGTCGTCAGGCACCAGGACTG GTGGGACAAGAATCCTCTCAAGAACAGGGAGACGGTGAGCTTCCCGCTGTTGGGACGGCTGGCGCAGACGAGCCGCCGGGGAGCCATGCTGCTCACTCATGTTCTCATGGGCTTCGGCAAGGACCCCACCCCGTGA